Proteins from a genomic interval of Alteromonas macleodii ATCC 27126:
- a CDS encoding chemotaxis protein CheV, whose protein sequence is MSSSVLSSVDQRTKLVGENRLELLMFQLGTRHIFAMNVFKIKEVINVPKLNIMPGSHHNLKGVMNYRGSSIPIIDLRQAIKMRGAATQATAKNVIITEYNRSVQGFIIGEVKNIVNTSWGTIQPPPSGIGKSNYLTAITQVNVEGKQELVEIIDVEKVLAEIIDYDTSISEEVLDKDIVNHFLGKKVLIVDDSSTARKQIKDTLEQLGITIIERKNGAEALALLKEWADEGKNPTDEILLMFTDAEMPEMDGYRLTSEVRNDPRMSNLFIALNTSLSGSFNDAMVEKVGCNRFISKFQPDMLVDVAQQRMREYLSSQNK, encoded by the coding sequence ATGAGTAGTAGTGTATTGTCGTCAGTTGACCAAAGAACCAAGCTTGTTGGCGAAAACAGGCTTGAGCTTTTGATGTTTCAACTGGGAACGCGACACATTTTTGCCATGAACGTCTTTAAAATTAAAGAAGTTATAAACGTACCCAAGCTCAATATAATGCCGGGTTCACATCACAACCTGAAAGGCGTGATGAACTACCGAGGAAGCTCCATTCCAATTATAGACTTGCGTCAGGCAATCAAAATGCGCGGTGCAGCTACGCAAGCAACAGCGAAGAATGTCATTATCACTGAATATAACAGAAGCGTGCAGGGCTTCATTATTGGTGAAGTGAAAAACATAGTGAATACATCGTGGGGAACCATTCAGCCACCCCCTAGCGGCATTGGAAAATCCAATTATTTAACCGCCATAACTCAGGTGAATGTTGAGGGTAAACAAGAGCTGGTAGAAATCATCGATGTTGAAAAAGTACTCGCGGAAATCATCGATTACGACACATCTATCTCTGAAGAAGTGCTAGATAAAGACATTGTTAACCACTTCTTAGGCAAGAAAGTGTTGATAGTAGATGACTCAAGCACAGCAAGAAAACAGATTAAAGATACGTTAGAGCAGCTAGGTATAACAATCATCGAACGTAAAAACGGCGCTGAAGCGTTAGCGCTGCTGAAGGAGTGGGCCGATGAGGGGAAGAATCCAACCGACGAAATTTTGCTAATGTTTACCGACGCAGAAATGCCAGAAATGGACGGCTATCGGCTTACTTCTGAAGTGCGTAACGATCCTCGTATGAGCAATTTATTTATAGCACTCAACACATCATTAAGCGGAAGCTTCAACGACGCCATGGTAGAAAAAGTTGGATGCAACAGGTTTATCTCCAAATTCCAGCCCGACATGCTCGTTGACGTGGCACAACAGCGCATGCGCGAATACCTCTCATCACAAAATAAGTAG
- a CDS encoding isocitrate lyase — protein sequence MSQYQQDIDNFATLKAAQNGTWEGINPEFAARMKVQNRFKTGLDIARYTASIMRKDMAEYDADSSQYTQSLGCWHGFVGQQKMLSVKKHQGTTNKSYLYLSGWMVAALRSEFGPLPDQSMHEKTSVSALIEELYTFLRQADARELGDLFHKLDDAKKNGGDVAAIQAEIDNYETHVVPIIADIDAGFGNEEATYLLAKQMIEAGACCIQIENQVSDAKQCGHQDGKVTVPHEDFLAKINAVRYAFLELGVDEGVIVARTDSLGAGLTQKIPVSTSEGDLAAQYNAFLKTTEVAGAEDLSEGDLVLKQGGKLVKPERLPNGLFRFKDNTGFDRVVLDCVTSLKHGADLLWIETEKPHVGQIAEMVNAIREQVPNAKLVYNNSPSFNWTLNFRQQVFDAWTEEGKDVSGYDRAKLMSADYDDSELAAAADEKIKSFQADAAREAGIFHHLITLPTYHTAALSTDNLAKGYFGEEGMLAYVRGVQRQEIRQGLACVKHQAMAGSDLGDTHKEYFSGEGALKASGEDNTMNQFDV from the coding sequence ATGTCGCAATATCAACAAGACATTGATAACTTCGCCACATTAAAGGCAGCACAAAACGGAACTTGGGAAGGTATCAACCCAGAATTCGCTGCACGCATGAAGGTTCAAAACCGTTTTAAAACAGGTTTAGACATTGCTCGCTACACTGCAAGCATTATGCGCAAAGACATGGCTGAATACGACGCAGATTCGTCTCAGTACACACAGTCACTAGGCTGCTGGCATGGCTTCGTAGGCCAACAAAAAATGCTTTCAGTTAAAAAGCATCAAGGCACAACTAACAAAAGCTACCTTTACCTTTCAGGCTGGATGGTAGCAGCACTTCGCTCTGAATTTGGTCCTCTTCCTGACCAATCAATGCATGAAAAAACATCAGTGTCTGCGCTTATCGAAGAACTTTATACTTTCCTTCGCCAAGCAGATGCGCGTGAATTAGGCGACCTTTTCCACAAGCTAGACGACGCTAAGAAAAACGGTGGTGATGTAGCTGCGATTCAAGCTGAAATCGACAATTACGAAACTCACGTAGTTCCAATTATCGCAGATATCGATGCGGGCTTTGGTAACGAAGAAGCAACCTACCTACTTGCAAAGCAAATGATTGAAGCAGGTGCATGCTGTATCCAAATTGAGAACCAAGTATCGGACGCGAAGCAATGTGGTCACCAAGACGGTAAAGTAACCGTGCCACACGAAGACTTCCTAGCGAAAATCAATGCAGTACGCTATGCATTCCTTGAACTAGGTGTTGATGAAGGTGTAATTGTTGCACGTACTGACTCACTAGGTGCTGGTCTTACTCAGAAGATCCCAGTATCTACATCAGAAGGCGACTTAGCTGCTCAGTACAATGCGTTCCTTAAAACTACCGAAGTTGCAGGGGCAGAAGATCTAAGTGAAGGTGACCTAGTTCTTAAGCAAGGTGGCAAACTGGTTAAGCCTGAGCGTCTACCAAACGGCTTGTTCCGCTTTAAAGACAACACAGGTTTTGACCGTGTAGTACTTGACTGCGTAACGTCACTTAAGCACGGCGCTGACTTGCTTTGGATTGAAACTGAAAAGCCTCACGTTGGCCAAATTGCTGAAATGGTTAACGCTATTCGCGAACAAGTACCAAACGCAAAGCTGGTTTATAACAACTCTCCATCATTCAACTGGACGCTTAACTTCCGTCAGCAAGTGTTTGATGCTTGGACAGAAGAAGGCAAAGACGTATCTGGCTACGACCGCGCGAAACTTATGTCTGCCGACTATGATGACAGCGAACTTGCAGCAGCAGCGGACGAGAAGATTAAGAGCTTCCAGGCTGACGCAGCACGCGAAGCGGGTATCTTCCACCACCTTATCACGCTACCGACTTACCACACTGCAGCGCTGTCTACTGACAACCTTGCAAAAGGTTACTTCGGTGAAGAAGGTATGCTTGCTTATGTTCGCGGTGTTCAGCGTCAAGAAATTCGCCAAGGTCTAGCGTGCGTTAAGCACCAAGCGATGGCAGGTTCTGACCTAGGTGATACACACAAAGAGTACTTCTCTGGTGAAGGTGCACTTAAAGCGTCTGGTGAAGATAACACCATGAACCAGTTCGACGTATAA
- a CDS encoding LysR family transcriptional regulator yields the protein MNIAKVDLNLLVYLDVLLREGSVTKAANQLSITQPAMSNGLKRLRDLFKDPLLVRTSDGMTPTKRALELQPIIRDVLSRLESSIQPETDFDPLTSDRTFRIMTSDYAESTLLLELVGRLADLAPNITLDLITPSDVTFHDVEQGKVDMAINRFDELPLSFHQKVIWYDTFSCVMSSDHPLVEKCNLEGYLSAQHIWVSKTGFGVGVGIDPNEVQKLGWVDAELTKIGKQRAIRVFTRHYHAALQIAKKQKLIATLPSKAARLFKHDPDVVIKEPPFDIPPIALKMAWSALLHHDAGHIWLRRLISDVASEMNAG from the coding sequence ATGAATATAGCGAAGGTCGACCTGAATTTATTGGTTTATTTAGATGTGCTGTTGCGCGAAGGAAGTGTAACAAAAGCTGCAAACCAGCTAAGCATTACTCAGCCAGCAATGAGTAACGGCCTGAAGCGTCTTCGCGATCTATTTAAAGATCCACTTTTAGTGCGTACCAGCGATGGGATGACCCCCACTAAGCGCGCGCTTGAACTACAACCCATTATTCGCGATGTGCTTAGTCGATTGGAAAGCTCTATTCAACCCGAGACTGATTTCGATCCGTTAACCAGCGACAGAACCTTCCGCATTATGACCAGTGACTATGCAGAGAGTACCTTGTTACTTGAACTTGTTGGAAGACTGGCGGATTTAGCGCCCAATATTACGCTTGACCTTATTACGCCGAGTGACGTGACGTTTCACGATGTCGAGCAAGGTAAAGTGGACATGGCAATTAACCGCTTCGATGAATTGCCTTTGTCGTTTCACCAAAAAGTTATCTGGTATGACACCTTTAGCTGCGTAATGAGTTCCGACCATCCGCTAGTAGAAAAATGCAACCTAGAAGGCTATTTGAGTGCCCAGCATATTTGGGTAAGTAAAACTGGGTTTGGCGTGGGTGTAGGTATTGATCCAAATGAAGTACAAAAATTGGGTTGGGTTGACGCAGAGCTTACAAAAATTGGCAAACAGCGTGCTATTCGCGTATTTACTCGTCATTACCATGCAGCGCTTCAGATTGCGAAAAAGCAAAAACTCATTGCTACCTTACCAAGCAAAGCGGCACGTTTATTCAAACACGACCCTGATGTGGTGATTAAAGAGCCGCCTTTCGACATACCACCTATTGCGCTAAAAATGGCGTGGAGTGCCCTACTTCACCACGACGCAGGTCACATTTGGTTGCGCCGCTTAATCAGCGATGTAGCTAGCGAAATGAATGCGGGTTAA
- a CDS encoding malate synthase G, with protein MQGYITRGRLQVAEQLDNFINEQALPGTGVDKDTFWQGAETLFEKFIPQNRALLEKREQLQRAIDDYHKAGNPVNGNEYTDFLKSIGYLVEQPSQVSAQTQNVDAEIATMAGPQLVVPINNARYALNAVNARWGSLYDALYGTDVISSEGGAEAGKSYNPVRGAKVVAKAKDYLDSMIPLAKGSHADVTEYKIESGKLAITLADGDETTLANTEQWQGYQGDISAPSSLLFAHNGLHFEIQLDPTHPIGESDAANVKDVLVEAALTTIMDCEDSVAAVDAEDKTLVYSNWLGLMKGSLSIEMTKGGKQLVRAMHDDRSYQPSKHASQDELKDGELVLSGRSLMFVRNVGHLMTNNAMLFDGEEVPEGIMDGLVTSLIAKHDLLGNSKFKNSREGSIYIVKPKMHGPEEVAFSNALFGAIEAIIDVPANTLKMGIMDEERRTSINLQACIAEATSRVVFINTGFLDRTGDEIHTSMLAGPFAEKAALKSMAWIKAYETANVAVGLRCGLSGKAQIGKGMWPIPDEMQNMMTAKIGHPKAGANTAWVPSPTAATLHALHYHDVNVFDVQKSLDENFSGLADILTIPLLEDASTLTRESIKREIDNNVQGILGYVVRWVHQGVGCSKVPDINNVGLMEDRATLRISSQHIANWLEHGIVSVDQVKESLARMAVLVDEQNAGDPEYIPMAPDLDSSIGFLAASDLIFKGKEQPSGYTEPLLHARRREMKAKLAAS; from the coding sequence ATGCAAGGATATATTACTAGAGGCCGATTACAGGTTGCCGAACAACTCGATAACTTTATTAATGAACAGGCACTTCCTGGCACAGGCGTAGATAAAGACACCTTTTGGCAAGGTGCAGAAACCCTCTTCGAAAAATTCATTCCTCAAAATCGCGCACTATTAGAAAAGCGAGAACAGCTTCAGCGCGCTATCGACGATTATCATAAAGCTGGTAACCCGGTAAACGGAAACGAATATACCGACTTCCTAAAAAGCATCGGTTACCTTGTTGAGCAGCCGTCACAAGTAAGTGCACAAACACAAAATGTAGACGCCGAAATAGCAACAATGGCAGGCCCTCAGCTAGTCGTGCCAATCAACAACGCTCGCTATGCACTTAACGCGGTAAATGCCCGTTGGGGTAGCCTTTACGACGCACTATACGGCACTGATGTCATCAGCAGTGAAGGTGGAGCAGAAGCGGGAAAAAGCTACAACCCCGTACGCGGCGCCAAAGTAGTTGCGAAAGCGAAAGACTATCTAGATAGCATGATACCCCTTGCGAAAGGCAGCCACGCTGACGTTACTGAGTATAAGATTGAATCGGGTAAATTGGCGATCACTCTTGCCGACGGCGATGAAACCACCTTAGCAAACACAGAGCAATGGCAAGGATACCAAGGTGACATTAGCGCACCGTCAAGCCTGCTATTTGCACACAACGGTCTGCATTTTGAAATTCAACTAGACCCGACTCACCCTATTGGCGAGAGTGATGCCGCAAACGTAAAAGACGTACTGGTTGAAGCCGCATTAACCACCATAATGGACTGCGAAGATTCCGTTGCTGCTGTTGACGCTGAAGATAAAACCTTGGTGTATAGCAACTGGTTAGGCTTAATGAAAGGCTCGCTAAGCATTGAAATGACAAAGGGCGGCAAGCAGCTTGTTCGCGCTATGCATGACGATAGAAGCTACCAGCCGTCTAAACACGCTTCACAAGACGAGCTAAAAGATGGCGAACTAGTACTTTCTGGTCGAAGCCTTATGTTTGTTAGAAACGTGGGCCATCTTATGACTAACAATGCTATGCTCTTTGACGGCGAAGAAGTGCCAGAGGGGATCATGGACGGTTTAGTCACTTCACTTATCGCAAAGCATGATCTTTTAGGAAACAGCAAATTTAAAAACAGCCGCGAAGGCAGTATTTATATTGTTAAACCTAAAATGCACGGGCCAGAAGAAGTTGCATTCTCTAACGCATTGTTTGGTGCTATCGAAGCGATTATCGATGTTCCAGCTAACACCCTTAAAATGGGCATAATGGATGAAGAGCGCCGTACGAGTATTAATCTACAAGCTTGTATTGCCGAGGCTACTTCACGCGTTGTGTTCATTAACACGGGCTTCTTAGACAGAACCGGTGATGAAATTCATACCTCAATGCTTGCCGGCCCTTTTGCAGAAAAAGCCGCGCTCAAGTCTATGGCGTGGATTAAGGCTTATGAAACTGCAAACGTTGCAGTAGGCCTTCGCTGCGGCCTTTCTGGCAAAGCGCAAATTGGTAAGGGCATGTGGCCAATACCTGATGAAATGCAAAATATGATGACCGCCAAAATAGGCCACCCTAAGGCTGGCGCTAATACTGCTTGGGTTCCCTCACCTACTGCAGCAACACTGCACGCGCTTCATTACCACGATGTAAATGTGTTTGACGTTCAAAAGTCGCTAGATGAAAACTTTAGTGGCCTTGCTGACATACTTACCATTCCATTGTTAGAAGATGCCTCTACTTTGACGCGTGAGAGTATTAAGCGTGAAATTGACAATAACGTTCAGGGCATTTTAGGCTACGTTGTACGCTGGGTTCACCAAGGCGTAGGCTGCTCGAAGGTTCCGGACATCAACAATGTAGGCTTGATGGAAGACCGCGCGACGTTGCGAATTTCATCGCAGCATATCGCTAACTGGCTAGAGCACGGCATTGTAAGTGTAGATCAGGTAAAAGAGTCTTTGGCCCGTATGGCTGTCTTGGTAGATGAGCAAAATGCGGGGGATCCTGAGTATATCCCTATGGCACCTGATTTAGACAGCTCAATTGGCTTCTTAGCCGCAAGCGATCTAATCTTCAAAGGTAAAGAGCAGCCTAGCGGTTACACAGAACCTTTACTGCACGCCCGTCGCCGCGAAATGAAGGCAAAACTTGCAGCGAGCTAG
- a CDS encoding patatin-like phospholipase family protein yields the protein MQIASAAIPNNLLQANVTQIVPIFSGGGTRLSAHIGIIKALQDMDVGFDTLVGVSGGSIIASLYAKGYTVEQMRELALVTDFKQFTEFSLVRLLREGGLSSGDVFQRWIDEQLEGAVFADLPLNLHILATDVNGGGPVLFNKQTSPDMKVSEAVRYSMSIPLIFSFKPFKEHLLVDGAILSEDALFEDWRGDGTPSVCFRLQSTEQKRKAIKKNLLQLPQYISMLIRTFMTAISREYVNAKYWHNTVVVNTGEISAVDFSLTPEIKNTLFELGYATTKEFLPKKCAGFMRSSAL from the coding sequence ATGCAGATAGCCTCGGCAGCAATACCGAATAATTTATTACAGGCGAACGTCACGCAAATTGTGCCCATCTTTTCAGGTGGAGGAACAAGATTGAGCGCCCATATCGGCATCATTAAAGCGCTGCAGGACATGGACGTAGGCTTCGACACTTTAGTGGGTGTATCAGGTGGCTCGATTATCGCTTCGCTTTATGCCAAAGGTTACACAGTGGAGCAAATGCGAGAGCTCGCACTGGTTACCGATTTCAAGCAATTCACTGAATTTTCACTCGTAAGATTACTCCGGGAAGGCGGACTTTCTTCTGGCGACGTATTTCAACGATGGATTGACGAACAGTTGGAAGGCGCAGTGTTTGCCGACCTCCCACTCAACTTGCATATTCTCGCTACCGACGTAAACGGCGGCGGACCAGTTTTGTTCAACAAACAAACCTCTCCAGATATGAAGGTGTCAGAAGCAGTGCGGTACTCTATGTCGATACCGCTCATCTTCTCGTTCAAACCCTTTAAAGAGCACCTGCTAGTAGACGGCGCTATATTGTCTGAAGATGCGCTGTTTGAAGATTGGCGAGGCGATGGCACGCCATCAGTATGCTTCAGACTGCAAAGCACCGAACAAAAACGCAAGGCTATTAAAAAGAACTTACTTCAACTGCCCCAATACATCAGCATGCTTATTCGCACGTTTATGACGGCAATATCCAGGGAGTACGTCAATGCGAAGTATTGGCACAATACGGTGGTGGTGAATACCGGGGAGATTTCCGCGGTAGATTTTTCGCTTACACCTGAAATTAAAAACACACTTTTTGAGCTCGGTTATGCAACCACGAAAGAGTTCTTGCCCAAAAAGTGTGCGGGATTTATGAGAAGCAGTGCACTTTAA
- a CDS encoding NAD-dependent epimerase, producing the protein MKILVTGAAGFIGAAVSQYLINRGDQVVGIDNINDYYEVKLKHARLDEIKSSTAADLFSFIEMGVEERDKMAALFEEHKFDRVVHLAAQAGVRYSLENPNAYVDSNIVGFVNILEGCRHNKVEHLVYASSSSVYGANETMPFSEQHNVDHQVSLYAASKKANELMAHTYSHLYNLPTTGLRFFTVYGPWGRPDMALFKFTKAILEGKTIQVYNYGNHRRDFTYIDDIVEGVIRSLDNVAKPNENWDGGNPDPSTSKAPYKVYNIGAQTPVHLLKFIETLESALGIEAKKELLPMQPGDVPDTYADVSSLVEDTGYQPSTDVETGVKAFVDWYRDFYKV; encoded by the coding sequence ATGAAAATCTTAGTCACCGGAGCAGCTGGTTTCATTGGTGCAGCTGTATCGCAATACCTTATCAATCGTGGTGACCAAGTTGTCGGGATTGACAACATTAACGATTATTACGAAGTGAAATTAAAGCACGCTCGTCTAGACGAGATTAAATCATCTACTGCTGCTGATTTATTTTCATTTATCGAGATGGGGGTAGAGGAGCGCGACAAAATGGCTGCGCTTTTTGAAGAGCACAAATTTGATAGAGTGGTGCATTTGGCTGCTCAAGCTGGTGTGCGTTATTCACTTGAAAATCCTAACGCTTACGTCGACTCAAATATTGTTGGCTTTGTGAATATTCTAGAAGGATGTCGCCATAATAAAGTCGAGCATTTGGTGTACGCGTCGTCTAGCTCAGTCTACGGAGCGAATGAGACTATGCCGTTTTCAGAACAGCATAACGTAGATCATCAAGTTAGCTTGTATGCGGCTTCTAAAAAAGCTAACGAGCTAATGGCTCATACTTATAGTCACCTGTATAACTTGCCTACAACGGGGCTGCGCTTTTTCACTGTTTACGGGCCTTGGGGCCGTCCAGACATGGCGCTTTTCAAGTTCACTAAAGCTATTTTGGAAGGCAAAACAATACAGGTTTACAACTATGGTAACCACCGTCGTGACTTCACTTATATCGATGATATCGTTGAAGGCGTAATTCGCTCATTGGATAATGTGGCTAAACCTAACGAGAATTGGGACGGCGGCAATCCAGATCCAAGTACGAGTAAGGCGCCCTATAAGGTGTACAATATTGGTGCGCAAACACCAGTGCACCTTTTGAAGTTTATTGAAACCCTTGAGAGTGCATTGGGTATTGAGGCGAAGAAAGAACTTCTTCCTATGCAGCCAGGCGATGTGCCTGACACCTATGCTGATGTGTCGTCGCTAGTTGAAGATACTGGATACCAGCCATCTACCGATGTTGAAACAGGCGTAAAAGCGTTTGTCGACTGGTATCGCGACTTTTATAAAGTGTAA
- a CDS encoding nucleotidyltransferase family protein, translated as MSQSLLSQKSIIQLYTEPQLATSVSLRQWESLILVMRSEQLLARFGYRFRDVGVLATLEKCVQRHFENAITLAEHQHTQIRYEAEKLSTYLKGKTKKLVFLKGGAYVLSNCSASIGRTCGDVDVIVKKSDITAVEKALILAGWCHKDINDYDDQYYRKWAHEIPPLTHGVRGTVLDLHHNLVPIISGRMVDTEILFRYTKTHSHGIETLTEPAMFVHSSIHLFFNEDFKYAYRDFFDLYLLSKGKSSEFWIEVINISKALNFKSEVERAIRYLSLCFELKLPSETISLFDKKLFVFELSFKDKVFISGLSPKHYLSTDFFGIISAWLLMLRGHFLKMPLPILFYHLTVKSVRAILESVLGKHIFTKVENSKSIQNNLTSKRD; from the coding sequence GTGAGTCAGTCATTGTTGAGTCAAAAGTCAATTATACAGTTGTACACAGAGCCCCAATTAGCAACTTCTGTTTCATTGAGACAGTGGGAATCCCTTATTTTAGTAATGAGGAGCGAGCAGCTTTTGGCTAGGTTTGGCTATCGGTTTCGCGATGTTGGGGTGCTAGCAACTCTCGAGAAATGTGTCCAACGGCATTTTGAAAATGCTATAACCCTAGCCGAGCACCAACATACGCAAATTCGCTACGAAGCAGAAAAATTAAGCACCTATTTGAAAGGCAAAACTAAAAAGCTAGTTTTTCTGAAAGGGGGGGCTTATGTTTTAAGCAATTGCTCCGCTAGTATTGGAAGAACGTGTGGTGATGTTGATGTTATAGTAAAAAAAAGCGATATTACAGCGGTTGAAAAAGCACTTATTCTAGCAGGCTGGTGCCATAAAGATATAAACGATTATGATGACCAGTATTATAGAAAGTGGGCGCATGAAATTCCTCCGTTGACGCACGGAGTAAGGGGAACTGTACTGGATTTGCACCATAATTTAGTACCAATAATATCTGGGCGGATGGTAGATACAGAAATACTGTTTAGATATACCAAAACGCATTCGCATGGCATTGAGACTTTGACAGAGCCCGCGATGTTTGTGCATAGCAGTATCCATTTGTTTTTTAATGAAGACTTTAAGTATGCTTATAGAGATTTCTTCGACCTTTATTTACTGTCTAAAGGTAAAAGTTCTGAATTTTGGATTGAAGTGATTAACATAAGTAAGGCGCTTAACTTTAAGAGCGAAGTTGAAAGAGCTATTAGGTATTTATCTCTATGTTTCGAGCTGAAATTACCATCCGAAACAATCTCCCTTTTTGATAAGAAGTTATTTGTTTTTGAGCTTTCTTTTAAGGACAAAGTTTTCATTTCAGGATTATCACCTAAGCATTATTTAAGTACTGATTTTTTTGGAATAATCTCTGCATGGCTGCTTATGCTGAGAGGACATTTTTTGAAGATGCCTCTTCCAATATTGTTTTACCATCTGACTGTAAAATCTGTGCGAGCCATATTAGAAAGCGTGCTTGGGAAGCATATTTTCACTAAAGTAGAAAATTCGAAAAGTATCCAGAACAATCTGACGAGTAAAAGGGATTAA
- a CDS encoding HprK-related kinase A, with protein MPLSLSLAPFSFKLSTNIPLVNSNLEKLYPSYCFEEQAFTDYFLQVHNSGLIRQLFRKQARFLCDLREPFKPLDYSQAFAMLEWGMNWTVASHEMSFLLVHSAVLAKDGKAILFPAPPGSGKSTITTHLAFNGWQLLSDEMALINLKTGRCHPFVRPICLKNNSIKLAKKWFPHASFSSIAKDTHKGDVIHVSPPISSWDMRFEEAEIVGIIYPQYTAGNILEIEALDNSNSFMQLSNNAFNFTALGKIGFDTIVKTVEKAKSFRVWHNNLIDLQDFIEEEIL; from the coding sequence ATGCCACTTAGCCTCTCGCTAGCCCCCTTTAGTTTTAAACTTTCTACTAATATACCTTTGGTAAATTCCAATCTTGAGAAATTGTACCCTTCATATTGTTTTGAGGAGCAAGCTTTTACAGATTACTTTTTACAAGTTCATAACTCTGGGCTAATTCGCCAACTTTTTCGAAAGCAAGCTAGATTTTTGTGCGACTTACGAGAGCCGTTTAAACCACTGGACTATAGTCAGGCATTTGCGATGCTTGAGTGGGGGATGAATTGGACAGTTGCGTCTCATGAAATGTCTTTTTTACTGGTCCATTCCGCAGTGCTTGCCAAAGATGGTAAAGCAATTTTGTTTCCCGCTCCGCCAGGCAGCGGAAAGAGTACAATCACAACACATTTAGCATTTAACGGGTGGCAGTTATTATCAGATGAAATGGCACTGATAAACCTAAAGACTGGGCGCTGTCATCCATTTGTTCGGCCAATATGTTTGAAAAACAACTCCATTAAGTTGGCTAAAAAATGGTTTCCTCATGCGTCGTTTTCATCAATAGCCAAAGATACGCACAAGGGGGATGTTATACATGTATCTCCTCCTATTTCATCGTGGGATATGAGGTTTGAAGAAGCTGAAATAGTGGGAATAATCTATCCGCAATACACGGCTGGAAATATTCTAGAAATAGAAGCGTTGGATAACTCAAACTCGTTTATGCAATTGAGTAACAATGCTTTTAATTTCACTGCTCTCGGAAAGATTGGGTTTGACACGATTGTTAAGACGGTGGAAAAGGCTAAATCATTTAGAGTTTGGCACAATAATCTTATTGACCTTCAAGATTTTATAGAGGAAGAAATTTTGTGA
- a CDS encoding twin-arginine translocation signal domain-containing protein, whose product MDELKTNSSASRRKFVKRAAAGTALLSLPARSVWANGTVNSIVASGHGSDWASGERIMLRSHGYWKNNIPDSDKVTFSSVFGFDALSDSGNSIKLPTYLGGFEAPKLHHFLKSEGDSGVLIAGVTDDTDVFVKRTSKLDRLGNPKNKFDLSGPDNVNCHIVSMYLNAKYHGMHGVHYPVLASFGSLQNYVDYLSELYSSNAGKLGIELAAIIDQCQNGCIASEVTV is encoded by the coding sequence ATGGACGAGTTAAAAACAAACTCTAGTGCAAGTCGTAGAAAATTTGTCAAAAGAGCGGCAGCAGGTACGGCCTTACTGAGTTTACCTGCAAGGTCGGTTTGGGCAAATGGTACAGTGAATTCGATAGTGGCTTCAGGTCATGGGTCAGACTGGGCTAGTGGTGAGCGTATAATGCTTCGTTCACATGGTTATTGGAAAAACAATATACCAGATAGTGACAAGGTGACTTTTAGTTCGGTTTTCGGGTTTGATGCTTTAAGCGACTCTGGAAATTCAATTAAGTTACCAACTTATTTAGGTGGATTTGAAGCGCCAAAACTCCATCACTTTCTCAAGTCAGAAGGCGATAGCGGGGTGTTAATTGCTGGTGTAACGGACGACACAGACGTATTTGTAAAGCGCACGAGTAAACTCGACAGGTTGGGGAATCCCAAAAACAAGTTTGATTTATCGGGCCCCGATAACGTTAACTGCCATATCGTTAGCATGTATTTGAACGCAAAATACCACGGTATGCATGGTGTGCATTACCCTGTTTTAGCTTCGTTTGGCTCTTTGCAAAATTACGTTGATTACTTATCCGAACTCTATAGTTCCAATGCTGGCAAGTTAGGTATTGAACTTGCCGCAATAATCGACCAGTGTCAAAATGGTTGCATTGCATCTGAGGTAACAGTATAA